The window GATTTAGCCAATGTTAATGCTATTCCAGTGGCAATCGATCAGGTTCCGGTTGAAGAGTTTGTTCAAACGGTTAAAAATTTTTCAAATACTTTCGCTGGAATTCACTTGGAAGATATTGCTGCTCCTCGTTGTTTTGAAATTGAAGCAAAACTTAAGCAGATTTTGGACATTCCAGTCTATCATGACGACCAGGAAGGAACGGCAATTGTTGTTCTAGCCGGTTTGATTAATGCTGCCAAAGTTGTTGGCAAGAATCTTAAAGATTTAAGAGTTCTTATCAATGGAATTGGAGCAGCAGGAGTTGCAACAGCTCGTTTATTGCTTTCTGTTGGTATTAAAAAACTGACTTTGGTTGATATTCATGGAGTTGTCAAGGCTGATGATTTAGGATACAACAAATATCAAAGAAAATTGGCAGAGGATATCAATTTAAATATTTCTGGTCAAACACTTGATGATGTTATTGACCAACAGGATGCCTTTATAGGCCTGTCTGATGCTGATGTTTTATTAGCCGGTCAGGTCAAAAGAATGGCTGTCGACCCAATTGTGTTTGCTTTGGCAAACCCCGTTCCGGAAATAGATCCTGAAATTGCGCAGGCGGCTGGCGCTAAAGTTATCGCAACCGGTTCGGCCCAGTATCCCAATCAAGTCAATAATGTTTTGGTTTTCCCAGGTCTTTATAAAGGATTGCTAACGTATGGAATCAAACAAGTTGATTACAAGATTGAAGAAATCGTTGCCCAAGCTTTAGCATCGATGGTTGAAAATCCTACTAGCGATAAGATTGTTCCCGGTGTTTTTGAGGCTGGTGTTGTGACAACTGTTTCCAATGCTTTGAAAACATTTGCTAACTAATTTTTAGCCATTGCTATTAGGGTGAGAGGACCTTTTAGCAATTAATTTAAGTCCTCTCAGGATTGCCATAATTGGCAGGAGGAAGAAATATGGATGTTTTTTGGACATCGATTCAGAGTGTTCTCTCAATCGTTATCATCATTGCAATTGGCTACGCCTGCCAAGGGGCAGGCTGGTTTGGTGAAGGTTTTCAGGGCGCCTTATCGAAATTAATCATGAATGTTGCGTTGCCCGCTTCGATTTTCATGGCAATGTTGTCTCGTTTTAAACCAAAGCAACTGGCAACTTTATCGACTGGATTGATTTATGTGATTCTCTCGGTTGCGATTGGTTATTTAATTGCTTGGGCCCTAACCCGCTTGTTTAAGGTTCCCAAAGGTCGTCGTGGTTTGATGATGGTCGCTATCAATGGCGCAAATACTGTATTTATTGGTTTACCTCTGAACACTGCATTATTTGGAGATACGTCGATTCCTTATTTGCTTGTTTACTATATTGTTAATACGATTGTAATTTGGACTTTTGGTGTTTGGATTATTGCTGGCGATGATCCAACAGTTAATGGCAAGACCAAGGCTAAATTCGACCTGCGTCACTTGCTGCCTGTCCCGCTATGGGGCTTTATTGTTGCTTTGCCTTTTATCTTTTTCTTCACAAAAACCGCTAATTACATCGCGACGGGAACTGGTTTTATTACGACTACACTTTCCGGATTAGGCGGTTTGGTTACACCTTTATCCTTGATTTATATTGGAATTATGTTGAAGAAGTTTGGTTTGTCTTCGATGAGAATTGATGGCCACTCCTTGCTGGCTTTACTTGGACGTTTTGTTTTGTCGCCAATCATTATGGGCATTATCATTTTTACCGGATTACATTCTGGTATTCAGATGGTATCAATTTTTCAGAAAACTTTAATTATTCAATCAGCAACGCCGGCTTTGGCTGTTTTACCGATTTTGGCCGATACTTACCATTCCGATGTTAAATATGCAACGAATATCGTTGTTCTAACTTCAACTTTATTTATTATTGTTGTACCGATCATAATGAGTATCAT of the Oenococcus sp. UCMA 16435 genome contains:
- a CDS encoding malate permease — translated: MDVFWTSIQSVLSIVIIIAIGYACQGAGWFGEGFQGALSKLIMNVALPASIFMAMLSRFKPKQLATLSTGLIYVILSVAIGYLIAWALTRLFKVPKGRRGLMMVAINGANTVFIGLPLNTALFGDTSIPYLLVYYIVNTIVIWTFGVWIIAGDDPTVNGKTKAKFDLRHLLPVPLWGFIVALPFIFFFTKTANYIATGTGFITTTLSGLGGLVTPLSLIYIGIMLKKFGLSSMRIDGHSLLALLGRFVLSPIIMGIIIFTGLHSGIQMVSIFQKTLIIQSATPALAVLPILADTYHSDVKYATNIVVLTSTLFIIVVPIIMSIINFI
- a CDS encoding NADP-dependent malic enzyme, yielding MALNDTELDEILEIHSKNVGVLDVKADMDVESRQDLGKAYTPGVAALSKIIEKNPGLKDKYTISGKLVAVVTDGSAVLGLGNIGTAAGLPIVEGKSLLYKDLANVNAIPVAIDQVPVEEFVQTVKNFSNTFAGIHLEDIAAPRCFEIEAKLKQILDIPVYHDDQEGTAIVVLAGLINAAKVVGKNLKDLRVLINGIGAAGVATARLLLSVGIKKLTLVDIHGVVKADDLGYNKYQRKLAEDINLNISGQTLDDVIDQQDAFIGLSDADVLLAGQVKRMAVDPIVFALANPVPEIDPEIAQAAGAKVIATGSAQYPNQVNNVLVFPGLYKGLLTYGIKQVDYKIEEIVAQALASMVENPTSDKIVPGVFEAGVVTTVSNALKTFAN